Proteins found in one Nostoc sp. NIES-3756 genomic segment:
- a CDS encoding DUF4255 domain-containing protein produces MMMSNALSIVAVTAVLKDLLENGLVSDSITASVGDVLVTALPPDLIKVGTDERSQLNFFLYHVTQNRNVDWVSQEFRSKHSRVNKTQRSVNPPLALDLHYLLTAYGAKDFQAELLLGYAMQLLHTTTVITSDLIENALKNASTSNTTSLISQALAGVSISKLAEQIGQIKLSPEFLSMEDNSKIWSALQTHYRPSASYQVSMVLIDSHELNQSEGGYTVLGSEPNIEQVTALTQKQPIIFAGSNVIIRGKCLRGDITRIRLNNSEKLLVPEDIQETQINLKLPSDLSIGVQAIQVVHLAMGNAEYIEKMASNMAAVIIHPKISVSLHQVIDSAADLRSVELTVKFYPQLKKTQRVVLLLNDISCLNDLAQAIVVPSPHEDTEVMNIAVKDIKPGTYLVRVQVDGVASPLEMNQTGEYHSPQVTIP; encoded by the coding sequence ATGATGATGAGTAACGCGCTCTCTATAGTTGCTGTGACAGCAGTGCTGAAAGACTTGCTAGAAAATGGTTTAGTCAGTGATTCTATTACTGCTAGTGTTGGTGATGTGCTGGTTACGGCTCTACCACCTGATTTAATTAAAGTGGGAACTGATGAGCGATCGCAACTTAATTTCTTTCTTTATCATGTAACGCAAAACCGTAACGTTGATTGGGTATCTCAAGAATTTCGCTCTAAGCACTCACGAGTCAATAAAACTCAACGCTCTGTTAATCCACCCTTAGCTTTAGACTTGCATTATCTATTAACAGCTTATGGGGCTAAAGATTTCCAAGCAGAACTGTTATTAGGTTATGCCATGCAATTACTGCACACAACAACAGTTATTACCTCGGATTTAATTGAAAACGCCTTAAAAAACGCCTCTACCAGCAATACTACAAGTTTGATTTCACAGGCTTTAGCTGGCGTATCTATATCTAAGTTAGCTGAACAAATTGGGCAGATTAAGCTTTCACCAGAATTTTTGAGCATGGAAGACAATTCTAAAATATGGTCTGCCTTGCAAACTCATTATCGACCTTCGGCTAGTTATCAGGTTTCGATGGTATTAATCGATAGTCATGAATTAAATCAATCAGAAGGTGGTTACACGGTATTGGGGAGTGAACCAAATATTGAGCAAGTTACAGCACTTACACAAAAACAGCCAATAATTTTTGCTGGTAGCAATGTCATCATTCGAGGTAAATGCTTACGCGGTGATATTACTCGTATTCGGCTCAATAACAGTGAAAAACTATTAGTACCTGAAGATATTCAGGAAACGCAAATTAACTTAAAGTTACCAAGTGATTTGTCTATTGGAGTGCAAGCTATACAAGTTGTACATTTAGCTATGGGTAATGCCGAATACATAGAAAAGATGGCATCAAATATGGCGGCTGTGATTATCCATCCGAAAATTTCTGTATCATTACATCAAGTAATAGATAGCGCCGCAGATTTACGCTCAGTCGAACTCACAGTTAAGTTTTATCCCCAACTGAAGAAAACGCAACGAGTAGTTTTATTACTCAATGACATATCCTGTCTTAATGATTTAGCCCAAGCTATTGTTGTGCCATCACCGCATGAAGATACTGAGGTGATGAATATAGCAGTGAAAGATATTAAACCAGGAACCTATCTTGTCAGAGTACAGGTAGATGGGGTAGCCAGTCCCTTAGAAATGAATCAAACAGGTGAATATCATTCGCCACAGGTAACAATTCCATGA
- a CDS encoding serine/threonine protein kinase: MNSQPSSNYWNGRYVGDNQRYRIDKPLAVGGMGEVLLATDTRVGQQVVLKLLKDTLLASQEMRKRFEREVSICAALQSDHIVRISDCGVTPEGYPFYVMEYLRGQTLRQLLLREHRLSVERTVKIISQVCQGLQLAHRGVTLQKDGSNEHIQVVHRDLKPDNIFLVPTDLGEWVKILDFGVAKIRSDSSEQTNITSTFIGTFRYAAPEQIQNKQNLDTRADIYSLGIILYEMLSAADPFGFSTKGSNISEASWVLAHAYEPPTPLRSQPGCEQLSPQIEAVVLKCLHKNPNNRFASVAELNQALQATSLTTTNNTTPQPQPNLPHPQPTFDPETVARPLNPQPPNQPVYNQDLNNETIPRPLYQQEKNQPVYNQGLNNETVPRPLQPTEPEQPDGTIFQLRPTPSPGNNETVPRPLQPTEPEQPDGTIFQLRPTPSPGNNETVPRPLQPIEPEQPDGTIFQLRPTPSPGNNETVPRPLQPIEPEQPDGTIFQLRRSSEPKPNQNQAFGDSDNTLYQPRPTNSPNINNTSDNTIFQPRTNKAAETKNSSILGRNLWIGLAVVLAFFAGMFIFYLQTNYNSQNSPSIPNSTQK; the protein is encoded by the coding sequence ATGAACTCCCAACCTTCTTCAAATTATTGGAATGGGCGCTATGTAGGTGATAACCAGCGATACCGCATAGACAAACCTTTAGCAGTCGGTGGTATGGGAGAGGTTTTATTAGCAACGGATACCCGTGTCGGTCAGCAAGTAGTCTTGAAATTACTCAAAGATACGCTCTTAGCATCCCAAGAGATGAGGAAGCGCTTTGAGCGCGAGGTGTCAATTTGTGCGGCTTTGCAAAGTGACCACATTGTCAGGATTAGTGATTGTGGTGTCACTCCGGAAGGATATCCCTTTTATGTCATGGAGTATTTGCGTGGTCAAACATTGCGACAATTACTGCTGCGAGAACACCGATTATCTGTAGAAAGAACTGTAAAAATTATTTCTCAAGTTTGTCAGGGTTTACAGTTGGCGCATCGAGGAGTGACTCTACAAAAAGATGGTAGCAATGAACATATTCAGGTAGTTCATCGTGACCTCAAACCCGACAATATCTTTCTTGTGCCTACAGATTTGGGAGAGTGGGTAAAAATTTTAGATTTTGGTGTAGCTAAAATCCGTAGTGACTCTAGTGAACAGACAAATATAACTAGTACATTTATTGGCACATTTCGTTATGCTGCACCTGAGCAAATTCAAAACAAGCAGAATCTAGATACTAGAGCAGATATTTATAGTTTAGGGATTATTCTGTATGAAATGTTGAGTGCAGCAGATCCCTTTGGTTTCAGCACTAAGGGTAGTAATATTAGTGAAGCTTCCTGGGTATTAGCCCATGCTTATGAACCACCAACACCTTTGCGATCGCAACCCGGATGTGAGCAATTATCCCCCCAAATTGAAGCAGTAGTATTAAAGTGTCTACACAAAAACCCCAATAATCGCTTTGCATCCGTAGCAGAACTAAATCAGGCATTGCAAGCTACTAGCCTCACTACCACAAATAACACTACCCCACAGCCACAACCAAATCTACCTCATCCCCAACCAACTTTTGATCCAGAAACTGTTGCTCGTCCTTTAAACCCACAGCCACCAAATCAGCCTGTGTATAATCAGGATTTGAACAACGAAACAATTCCTCGACCTTTGTACCAACAAGAAAAAAATCAGCCTGTGTACAATCAAGGTTTGAATAACGAAACAGTTCCCCGTCCTCTACAGCCAACAGAACCAGAACAACCCGACGGAACCATCTTTCAACTACGTCCTACACCCAGTCCGGGAAATAACGAAACAGTTCCCCGTCCTCTACAGCCAACAGAACCAGAACAACCCGACGGAACCATCTTTCAACTACGTCCTACACCCAGTCCGGGAAATAACGAAACAGTTCCTCGACCTTTACAGCCAATAGAACCAGAACAACCTGACGGAACCATCTTTCAACTACGTCCTACACCCAGTCCGGGGAATAACGAAACAGTTCCTCGCCCTTTACAGCCAATTGAGCCAGAACAACCCGACGGAACCATCTTTCAACTACGTCGTTCATCTGAACCAAAGCCTAACCAAAATCAAGCATTCGGCGATTCGGACAATACTTTGTATCAACCACGACCTACTAATTCGCCAAATATCAACAACACATCAGATAACACAATTTTTCAACCAAGAACAAACAAGGCGGCTGAAACCAAAAATTCTTCCATTTTGGGTCGAAATCTGTGGATTGGATTAGCAGTTGTCCTAGCCTTCTTTGCAGGAATGTTCATATTTTATCTACAAACAAATTACAATTCTCAAAATTCACCTAGTATACCAAACTCAACCCAGAAGTAG
- a CDS encoding Pvc16 family protein — protein MLIFVVQTLAEILAGGTSLSSTEQIDFNHPSHRREEGAGPTLNLYVYDLRESKQIQHSGRQVDRKLSNSLQPATVNWSPSWFDVSILLTAWDRTALGEHHLLSEALNVLLRHRSLQEDFLVPELRGYGNLSMTVALDPAIEIGSLWSALNVPLRAGLYLTVTIPFEPQPVPVPLVSERIFNLQNQFYPNGNGNGSVATKRVAIAGIVKSAVANQPLVDAKVAVLRTEKSVVSNQEGLFFFEDLRIGNYVLTVNCPGYLPQNVNVLVDSPSYTFKEILLTPE, from the coding sequence ATGCTTATCTTTGTTGTTCAAACATTAGCAGAAATTCTAGCTGGAGGAACCTCACTTAGCAGTACCGAGCAAATTGACTTTAATCATCCGAGTCATCGCAGAGAAGAGGGTGCAGGCCCGACCCTCAATTTGTATGTTTACGACTTACGAGAGAGTAAACAAATACAGCATTCCGGTAGGCAAGTGGATCGCAAGTTAAGCAATAGTCTGCAACCTGCAACGGTCAATTGGTCGCCTAGTTGGTTTGATGTGTCTATATTGTTAACAGCTTGGGATAGAACGGCGTTAGGTGAGCATCACTTGTTAAGTGAGGCTTTGAATGTGCTGTTGCGTCATCGCTCTCTGCAAGAAGATTTTTTGGTTCCAGAATTGCGGGGTTATGGCAATTTGTCTATGACGGTTGCGCTTGATCCAGCAATTGAGATTGGCTCTTTATGGAGCGCTCTGAATGTACCTTTGCGTGCTGGCTTGTATTTGACGGTGACAATACCCTTCGAGCCACAACCAGTTCCTGTTCCTCTGGTGTCAGAAAGAATTTTCAATTTACAAAACCAATTTTATCCCAATGGTAATGGTAATGGCTCAGTTGCAACCAAACGAGTAGCGATCGCGGGAATTGTGAAAAGTGCAGTAGCTAATCAGCCTTTAGTCGATGCCAAAGTTGCTGTCTTAAGGACGGAAAAATCTGTAGTCAGCAATCAAGAGGGACTTTTCTTTTTTGAAGATTTGCGTATAGGCAATTATGTTTTAACAGTCAATTGTCCCGGCTATTTACCTCAGAATGTCAATGTCTTGGTTGATAGCCCAAGTTATACCTTCAAAGAAATTTTATTAACTCCTGAATAA